From one Stieleria sp. JC731 genomic stretch:
- a CDS encoding GMC oxidoreductase: MTNIHNSTSTPSSDNASSPRQERYDYIVVGSGAGGAPLASRLARAGKRVLVIEAGSNHTESSAVAPENEVSRVPLLHAVSTEHPELAWRFFVNHYKMTNGRPPDGIATDPKTYYPMEDDPLADQRKGIFYPRASGIGGCTIHNAMITIAGPSSDWDELASFLHDPSWAGNQMRAYFKRLENNGYSPAPDLSRRDTASERWQQFKNNLRFLRGRRPNSASGNHGFDGWLHTSFSDYRIGLDDKQLVKMIAAALRRSKKEGLDNSWTLLRRFFRGEFIETLDPNHSETQRNSPEGLVMIPLSIFGRGTTIHQNRQSPYAMLGRRSSPREFLLETLATKPNYLTIKTDCLVTEVILEDQPDSKRGEKHRAIGVKYQQGKKLYQAHVNPTDDQEPIQEAEAYVHDNGEVILCGGTFNTPQLLMLSGIGDRTHLEEHQIECKVDLPSVGKNLQDRYEVSVVSEMKNDFSLLDGARFEVPGDGMEADRHLQQWREEGSGLYASNGSILGIFKRSDPTLEQPDLFIFGIPGDFRGYQVGYSKVESHRKFTWVILKSHSQNRDGYVRLRSKDPRKTPEINFNYFNTADSDQRSDRTIDADARALINGVEFVRGILKDASKVVDREVHPGTEIDLRKFVERDAWGHHACGTCRMGPDGDNNAVLDSRFRVRCVDGLRVVDASIFPKIPGYFIVSNIYMASEKAADVILEDAASRHPQNPHYPRELMQMERKAIARRRTEAKIDPDEITDSLTDETDSWTDDISGLAISGGGIRSATLGLGVIQGLAKSELLKRVDFMSTVSGGGYVGSFLGRIYDRLRSSPGQIDTGTTASDIVQKELTKEHSPMIAWLRSHGNYIAPYGGGGNRLNFATFFRNLLSVHLLIAAAALAVFGLANAFRFVGFENLFATTGLVLRPEHMPIGFLVQSLIGPWFSPWLVVAEFLLFFLVVPRIFAFWSVSTEKHETFHRIPLFLLFVFSGLFLFLGVRDGLQLEFIILALSILSTLIQCELAWYRGRQQDRSTGTGGPSMQRARTLNYLTYDLGLGLAVTGAALLFVVIDSLGYALQEHIVAQTNSYRIAFASAAVTISAGIPFVRWIAGLFKEQEGSKPSFLGQFVRTNLVAGTIGFALIFALLVVYSFASHTTYSRALESNGHLPWLGLAITLVACILTILAAFPSSIGFVNRSSLSQVYAARLAGSYLGASNPARHRSDGRNITDVIPGDDVDSIRDYRPHESGGPFHIFNLILNQTIESGSRLVKSDRKGTSVAVSPLGLTVGEFWHAKWTDPSLAGMHRQSNSLAGLQPIGRAIGTDHPLIDQFDRSADRAEMLPLRRWMAISGAAVDPGQGRTTKTGTAFLMGLVNLRTGYWWNSGIPETSRTGFPNLTLMRRVLYLIPKVFVTQFLLAFEWLAKYPGPWWRYWHLGDGGFFENLGAYELIRRRVPRIIIIDSGADPEYKFDCLGELIRKARIDFATTIRPWDENDFAQVKFKGDSEDQTEVPESIGLLSDINRPGDGSSTASKRATLLWAEYQSPEKPKDHSADDAHKKRSLILYIKATMTGGEPIDVANYAGANPTFPHEATADQVFDEAQWESYRKLGEHASKELFPDNWFWRINI; the protein is encoded by the coding sequence ATGACGAACATACATAACTCGACGTCGACACCCAGCAGTGACAACGCCTCGTCACCTCGACAAGAAAGGTACGACTACATCGTTGTCGGGTCTGGTGCAGGAGGCGCCCCACTGGCTTCCAGATTGGCCCGAGCGGGCAAACGAGTACTTGTGATTGAGGCCGGATCCAACCACACCGAATCCAGTGCGGTTGCGCCAGAGAACGAGGTTTCAAGAGTCCCACTGCTGCACGCGGTTTCGACCGAACATCCGGAACTTGCTTGGCGATTCTTTGTCAATCACTACAAGATGACCAACGGGAGGCCGCCTGACGGGATCGCCACCGACCCCAAAACTTATTACCCAATGGAGGATGATCCGCTCGCGGACCAACGGAAAGGAATTTTCTACCCACGCGCAAGCGGTATTGGAGGATGCACGATCCACAATGCGATGATTACGATCGCAGGACCAAGCTCTGACTGGGATGAGCTCGCAAGTTTTTTGCATGATCCTTCATGGGCAGGCAACCAGATGCGAGCGTACTTCAAACGCCTGGAGAACAATGGCTACTCTCCAGCCCCAGACCTGAGTCGACGTGACACGGCGAGTGAACGCTGGCAGCAATTCAAAAACAACCTACGGTTTCTTCGGGGTAGACGTCCCAATTCCGCCAGTGGCAACCACGGTTTCGACGGTTGGCTTCACACCAGTTTTTCTGATTACCGAATCGGACTGGATGACAAACAGCTGGTGAAGATGATCGCCGCAGCCCTTCGTCGATCCAAGAAAGAAGGACTCGACAATAGCTGGACATTGCTTCGTCGTTTCTTCAGGGGTGAGTTCATTGAAACGCTAGACCCAAACCATAGCGAAACCCAGCGAAACAGTCCCGAAGGCTTGGTAATGATCCCACTATCGATTTTCGGTCGTGGAACCACAATTCACCAAAACCGCCAATCCCCCTACGCAATGTTGGGTCGACGCAGCAGCCCTCGAGAATTTCTTCTCGAAACACTCGCGACAAAACCTAACTACCTCACCATCAAAACAGACTGCTTAGTAACGGAGGTTATCTTAGAAGATCAACCTGATTCAAAGCGGGGTGAAAAGCATCGTGCCATTGGGGTGAAATACCAGCAAGGTAAAAAGCTCTACCAAGCCCATGTCAATCCCACCGACGATCAGGAACCAATCCAAGAAGCTGAAGCGTACGTCCACGATAACGGTGAAGTCATCCTTTGCGGGGGCACTTTTAATACGCCACAACTGTTGATGCTTTCGGGGATCGGCGATCGGACGCACCTAGAGGAACACCAGATCGAATGCAAGGTCGATCTACCTAGCGTCGGCAAGAACCTTCAGGATCGCTATGAGGTCTCGGTTGTCAGCGAAATGAAGAATGACTTCAGCCTGCTGGACGGCGCAAGGTTTGAAGTGCCAGGCGATGGAATGGAGGCGGACCGCCATCTTCAACAATGGCGTGAAGAGGGCAGCGGTCTCTATGCGTCCAACGGCAGCATACTCGGCATCTTTAAACGCTCTGACCCTACACTTGAACAGCCCGACTTGTTCATCTTTGGGATTCCCGGCGATTTCCGTGGCTACCAAGTCGGGTACTCAAAAGTCGAAAGCCATCGAAAATTCACTTGGGTGATCCTTAAGTCACACAGTCAGAACCGTGATGGCTATGTACGGCTTCGCTCGAAAGACCCACGCAAAACACCAGAGATTAACTTCAATTACTTCAACACCGCGGATAGCGACCAACGTTCCGACCGTACCATCGATGCTGACGCCCGAGCACTGATCAACGGGGTTGAGTTCGTTCGCGGAATTCTGAAAGACGCCAGCAAGGTCGTCGACCGTGAAGTCCACCCCGGCACCGAAATCGATCTGCGAAAATTTGTCGAACGTGACGCCTGGGGGCATCATGCTTGCGGGACATGCCGGATGGGTCCCGACGGAGATAACAACGCAGTCTTAGACAGCCGATTTCGCGTCCGATGTGTCGATGGGCTTCGCGTAGTGGATGCCTCGATCTTCCCAAAGATCCCTGGCTATTTCATCGTGTCGAATATCTATATGGCCAGTGAAAAAGCGGCCGACGTTATCTTGGAAGACGCTGCCAGCAGGCACCCCCAGAACCCCCACTATCCACGCGAACTGATGCAGATGGAACGGAAAGCCATCGCGCGTCGACGAACAGAAGCAAAGATTGATCCGGATGAAATCACGGACAGCTTGACCGACGAAACGGATTCCTGGACCGACGATATCTCAGGTCTGGCAATCTCTGGAGGCGGCATTCGTAGTGCCACATTGGGCCTAGGTGTCATCCAAGGACTCGCCAAATCGGAACTGCTCAAGCGAGTCGATTTTATGTCGACGGTCTCTGGCGGAGGCTACGTGGGTTCTTTCCTCGGTCGCATCTATGATCGCCTGCGATCTTCGCCGGGACAGATTGATACCGGCACGACGGCCTCAGACATCGTTCAGAAGGAATTGACTAAAGAACACTCGCCAATGATTGCTTGGCTACGCAGTCATGGAAATTACATCGCACCGTATGGTGGCGGAGGAAACCGCCTAAACTTCGCAACGTTTTTCAGAAACTTGCTTAGCGTGCACCTTCTGATCGCAGCCGCCGCACTTGCCGTTTTTGGTTTGGCCAATGCATTTCGGTTCGTCGGCTTCGAAAACTTATTTGCCACGACGGGCTTGGTCCTTCGTCCCGAACATATGCCGATTGGGTTTCTTGTTCAATCACTGATCGGTCCATGGTTTAGCCCTTGGCTGGTTGTCGCTGAGTTTCTTTTATTCTTCCTCGTAGTGCCGCGGATCTTTGCATTTTGGTCAGTATCGACCGAGAAACATGAAACGTTCCACCGGATCCCCTTGTTTCTTCTGTTTGTATTTTCAGGGCTGTTTCTCTTTCTTGGGGTTCGTGACGGACTGCAATTGGAGTTCATAATTTTAGCATTATCGATACTCAGCACGCTGATCCAATGCGAACTCGCGTGGTACCGAGGTCGACAACAGGACCGTTCGACAGGTACCGGAGGCCCGTCAATGCAACGAGCAAGGACCTTAAACTACCTGACCTACGATCTGGGACTGGGGCTCGCCGTCACCGGTGCTGCGTTGCTATTTGTTGTTATCGATTCACTTGGCTACGCACTACAAGAACACATCGTTGCCCAAACGAATTCGTATCGAATTGCCTTCGCATCAGCTGCAGTCACAATCTCTGCAGGCATCCCGTTCGTTCGCTGGATTGCGGGACTGTTCAAAGAACAAGAAGGCAGCAAGCCGTCGTTTCTGGGCCAGTTCGTCAGAACGAACCTGGTTGCCGGTACGATTGGCTTCGCGTTGATCTTTGCCTTGTTGGTAGTCTACTCGTTTGCATCACATACGACCTATTCGCGTGCACTTGAATCCAACGGACATCTACCCTGGTTGGGACTGGCCATCACACTTGTCGCATGCATTTTAACGATTCTTGCCGCGTTCCCCAGTTCGATCGGATTTGTCAATCGCTCCTCACTATCACAGGTCTATGCCGCTCGACTGGCCGGATCCTACTTGGGTGCATCCAACCCCGCTCGTCATCGTTCCGATGGTCGAAATATCACCGACGTTATCCCGGGTGATGATGTCGATTCGATTCGCGACTATCGCCCCCATGAATCGGGCGGCCCCTTTCACATCTTTAACCTTATTCTCAATCAAACAATTGAATCCGGTTCACGCTTGGTCAAAAGCGACCGCAAAGGCACTAGCGTTGCAGTCTCTCCGCTAGGCTTAACTGTTGGTGAATTTTGGCATGCCAAATGGACCGATCCGTCACTTGCAGGCATGCACCGCCAATCGAATTCGCTTGCCGGACTTCAACCGATCGGACGTGCCATCGGGACGGACCATCCACTTATCGACCAATTTGATCGTAGCGCCGATCGAGCCGAAATGCTCCCACTGAGACGCTGGATGGCGATTTCAGGAGCAGCAGTTGACCCTGGACAAGGACGTACAACCAAAACAGGAACAGCTTTTCTGATGGGATTGGTCAACCTGCGTACCGGGTATTGGTGGAACAGCGGCATCCCTGAAACGTCGCGGACAGGTTTCCCAAATCTGACCTTGATGCGCAGGGTCCTTTACCTGATCCCCAAAGTCTTCGTCACGCAGTTTCTGCTGGCGTTCGAATGGCTCGCGAAATACCCAGGCCCTTGGTGGCGATATTGGCACCTAGGAGATGGTGGTTTCTTCGAAAACCTCGGCGCTTACGAACTCATTCGGCGCCGCGTCCCACGCATTATCATTATCGATTCCGGCGCCGACCCCGAATACAAATTCGATTGCCTCGGTGAGTTGATTCGAAAAGCTCGAATAGATTTCGCCACCACAATCCGCCCGTGGGACGAAAATGACTTTGCGCAAGTCAAGTTCAAAGGTGACTCCGAAGATCAAACCGAAGTCCCCGAATCAATTGGCTTGCTAAGCGATATCAATCGCCCAGGCGACGGATCATCAACCGCATCGAAACGAGCGACGCTGCTATGGGCAGAGTATCAATCCCCGGAAAAGCCGAAGGATCATTCTGCCGACGACGCTCACAAAAAACGCTCCCTCATTCTTTACATTAAGGCAACGATGACGGGTGGCGAACCCATCGACGTCGCGAACTACGCCGGAGCCAATCCGACATTTCCCCATGAAGCAACCGCCGACCAGGTCTTTGATGAAGCCCAATGGGAGAGTTATCGAAAGCTAGGAGAACACGCGAGCAAGGAACTCTTTCCAGACAACTGGTTCTGGAGGATCAACATATGA
- a CDS encoding DUF4331 domain-containing protein: MTSLLNHANKAAALKRSDIPHTRLPVVKLLLLRLAIVYLLLSGSVTASDHADPIDPLYWKRQESAITDLFVFPVLKTDQGSPATTNQAKNTYLDAVAFPFERTANLPLHDLTADIFREPLTAEQRDQIDSLVVIVCVRRQLTDSRMLRLDPYEYRVHIDLDSAVRFPETNEDGSTQATSPPPGSHSERLSDLEAYARYGGRVIAPGEINEDAIIAIRLNDQANLAEDGLQFRKTVGATWDSKSITVSTGVFEDPFIFPQFFGTNIVAIALKIPMECFPSKQDALLVWATSHKGKKQIDHVGRSARTQNPRFNFLNKLHPSRHKAAIEHQHDNPSAVRDILLRANLSSLFAFRYWDFEPDVMIYSPDHPVGFPNGRLLTDDVAAILAQQGDTLLYELSFQDNQGSWPRQQSNDTNQGQFGFTFPYLNPPFPDRAQPKLRRLSGRTIAVLISIGIILVALLAFENWVVVKLYKRWRQKKNYL, from the coding sequence ATGACATCGCTCCTCAACCACGCGAACAAAGCTGCCGCTCTCAAACGCTCCGATATCCCACACACCCGATTGCCAGTTGTCAAATTACTGCTGCTTCGACTAGCGATCGTCTACCTTCTTCTTAGTGGAAGCGTGACGGCCTCCGATCACGCCGATCCGATCGACCCGCTGTACTGGAAACGTCAAGAAAGTGCAATCACCGACCTATTCGTTTTCCCAGTTCTGAAGACCGATCAAGGTTCCCCTGCCACGACAAACCAGGCTAAAAATACTTACCTAGACGCTGTTGCGTTCCCTTTTGAGCGAACCGCGAATTTGCCGCTTCATGATTTGACCGCGGATATCTTTCGCGAGCCACTGACGGCAGAGCAACGTGACCAAATCGACTCTTTGGTTGTTATCGTCTGCGTGCGGCGGCAACTGACCGACTCGCGGATGCTTCGGCTTGATCCCTATGAGTACAGGGTTCATATCGATTTGGATTCGGCAGTACGTTTTCCAGAGACAAACGAGGATGGTTCAACACAAGCTACTTCACCTCCACCGGGCTCGCACTCCGAACGACTCTCCGACCTAGAAGCTTACGCGAGGTATGGCGGTCGAGTGATTGCCCCCGGTGAAATCAATGAAGATGCGATCATCGCGATCCGTCTTAATGATCAAGCCAACCTCGCCGAAGACGGTCTTCAATTCCGAAAAACCGTGGGTGCCACTTGGGATTCAAAATCGATCACCGTATCAACCGGTGTTTTCGAAGATCCGTTCATCTTCCCACAGTTTTTTGGGACAAATATCGTCGCCATTGCACTGAAAATTCCGATGGAGTGCTTCCCCTCCAAGCAGGATGCTTTGCTAGTTTGGGCAACTAGCCACAAAGGAAAGAAGCAGATTGACCATGTCGGGCGATCCGCACGAACTCAGAACCCAAGATTCAACTTTTTAAATAAGCTTCACCCCAGTCGCCACAAGGCTGCCATTGAACATCAGCATGACAACCCCAGTGCTGTACGTGACATCCTGCTACGAGCCAATCTTTCATCGCTCTTTGCATTCCGTTACTGGGACTTTGAACCTGACGTGATGATCTACTCACCGGACCATCCGGTTGGCTTTCCCAATGGCCGACTACTTACTGATGATGTCGCGGCAATCTTGGCACAGCAGGGCGACACCTTGCTGTACGAATTGTCATTTCAAGACAATCAGGGCAGCTGGCCACGACAACAGTCCAACGACACCAACCAGGGGCAATTTGGATTCACGTTCCCTTATTTGAATCCGCCTTTTCCAGATCGTGCCCAGCCAAAGCTTCGACGACTCAGCGGAAGAACGATCGCCGTGCTTATCTCGATCGGCATCATCTTGGTCGCACTTCTCGCATTCGAAAACTGGGTTGTGGTGAAGCTATACAAACGCTGGCGCCAAAAGAAGAACTATCTATAG